One Drechmeria coniospora strain ARSEF 6962 chromosome 01, whole genome shotgun sequence genomic region harbors:
- a CDS encoding steroid alpha reductase family protein, whose protein sequence is MPSLLMRKRFQTIAPKQPIKRLPSSVELPSDATIEDLKKAIAREARLGDHNRVGLFDPVTSKTIKDRKARVGETTHVLVKDLGPQIAWRTVFLVEYLGPILVHALVVAARPYLYAAGDGPMSFSQWLSFGMIIGHFVKRELETLFVHKFSANTMPAFNIFKNSFFYWAFSGLLAAVSIYSPRSLAARADLRILDAAGTVIYLFGEMGNALVHLYLSSLRSTGGTERRIPSGYGFSLVTCPNYMFEVLSWVGVILVSRDWAVTLFIAIGAAQMYVWAKGKEAAYRKEFGDKYKKKRYVMLPGLL, encoded by the coding sequence ATGCCTTCTCTGCTAATGCGTAAACGCTTTCAAACTATAGCCCCCAAGCAGCCCATCAAGCGgctgccgtcctcggtcgaGCTGCCATCGGATGCGACCATCGAGGACCTCAAGAAGGCGATTGCCCGCGAAGCCCGCTTGGGCGACCATAACCGCGTTGGCCTCTTCGACCCGGTGACGAGCAAGACGATCAAGGACCGCAAGgcccgcgtcggcgagacgacgCACGTGCTCGTCAAAGACCTCGGTCCCCAGATCGCTTGGAGGActgtcttcctcgtcgagtaCCTGGGGCCGATCCTGGTgcacgccctcgtcgtcgccgcccggccGTACCtctacgccgccggcgatggccCCATGTCCTTTTCCCAGTGGCTCAGCTTCGGCATGATCATTGGCCACTTCGTCAAGCGCGAGCTCGAGACGCTCTTCGTCCACAAGTTCTCGGCCAACACTATGCCCGCCTTCAACATCTTCAAGAACAGCTTCTTCTACTGGGCCTTCtccggcctcctcgccgccgtctccatCTACAgccctcgctcgctcgcggcACGGGCCGACCTgcgcatcctcgacgccgccggcaccgtcatctACTTGTTCGGCGAGATGGGCAAcgccctcgtccacctcTACCTCTCGTCGCTGCGCTCGACTGGCGGCACCGAGCGTCGGATCCCCTCCGGCTACGGCTTCAGCCTCGTCACGTGCCCGAACTACATGTTCGAGGTGCTCTCCTGGGTCGGCGTCATTCTCGTGAGCCGCGACTGGGCCGTAACCctcttcatcgccatcggcgccgcccagATGTACGTCTgggccaagggcaaggaggcAGCCTATCGCAAGGAGTTTGgcgacaagtacaagaaGAAGCGATATGTCATGTTGCCCGGACTTTTGTAG
- a CDS encoding ATP-dependent DNA helicase recQ has product MSPSLQRAHSCTDIGFTLRKQFHKEEFRPHQREIIEAALGGSDVFVQAATSFGKSLCFQLPAVVDHGITIVVSPLLSLMMNQVEAMRAAGINASSLNSNTPYADRERIHRDLETGHPKTRLLYVTPELCSGPRFRERLKVVHKQRELARIAIDEAHCISEWGHDFRKDFGRLSWFRDTFPDVPIMCVTATANPQVRQHVLSTLRLDGEKTKMFVMSPQRSNLHLEVRYTRDEDDGRLSDFLCWIRGVYDRRRSHERQAELRQAGERAENVPGIIYTITRDECESLSAALREEGVGARPFHAKLAKDVKEETLARWIGNEAGYDIIVATTAFGMGIDKDNVRFVVHWRIPKSFEGYYQEAGRAGRDGNASYCFLYYSREDLERVTRMIRADCKDGSNFEARLRSLQALALYCENTDSCRHAEICKYFGEPTVPTCDFACDWHKDARDLELRFLQGLASEDWVSTQALRGTYDGYDDS; this is encoded by the exons ATGTCGCCGAGCCTGCAGCGAGCACACTCGTGCACAGACATTGGCTTCACCCTCAGGAAGCAGTTTCACAAAGAGGAGTTTAG GCCTCATCAGCGCGAGATCATAgaggccgccctcggcggaaGTGACGTGTTCGTGCAGGCAGCGACCTCGTTTGGCAAGAGCTTGTGTTTCCAGCTCCCCGCAGTGGTTGATCATGGCA TCACCATTGTCGTCTCTCCTCTGCTGAGCCTCATG ATGAACCAAGTCGAGGCGATGCGGGCGGCCGGCATCAACGCCAGCTCGCTGAACAGCAACACACCCTACGCCGACAGGGAGCGAATCCACCGCGATCTCGAGACGGGACATCCGAAGACGAGACTTCTCTACGTAACGCCGGAGCTGTGCTCGGGTCCTCGGTTCCGCGAGCGGCTAAAGGTGGTCCACAAGCAAAGGGAACTTGCCAGGatcgccatcgacgaagcCCACTGCATATCGGAATGGGGTCACGACTTTCGCAAGGACTTTGGCCGGCTTTCATGGTTCCGAGACACATTCCCCGACGTGCCCATCATGTGcgtcacggcgacggcgaaccCGCAGGTTCGGCAACATGTCCTGAGCACGTTGCGACTGGACGGAGAGAAGACGAAGATGTTCGTCATGAGCCCGCAGCGCAGCAATCTTCATCTTGAAGTCAGGTACACtcgggacgaggacgatggccgGCTGTCGGATTTTCTTTGCTGGATTCGCGGCGTCTATGACCGGAGGCGCAGCCACGAGCGACAGGCCGAGCTACGGCAGGCAGGCGAGAGGGCGGAGAACGTGCCGGGCATCATATACACGATAACGCGTGACGAATGCGAATCCTTGTCGGCCGCGCTCCGGgaggaaggcgtcggcgcccgGCCATTTCACGCCAAGCTGGCCAAGGATGTCAAGGAGGAGACGCTCGCCCGATGGATAGGGAACGAGGCGGGATACGACATCATcgtcgcgacgacggcgtttgGCATGGGCATCGACAAGGATAACgtccgcttcgtcgtccACTGGCGTATCCCAAAGTCCTTTGAGGGCTACTACCAGGAGGCCGGCCGCGCCGGACGAGACGGCAACGCGAGCTACTGCTTCCTCTACTACAGCCGCGAAGACCTCGAGCGGGTGACGCGCATGATCCGGGCCGACTGCAAGGACGGTTCCAACTTTGAGGCTCGACTGCGCAGCCTTCAGGCGCTTGCGTTGTATTGCGAGAATACCGATTCATGCCGACACGCCGAgatttgcaagtactttggcgagccgacggtgccgacgtgcGACTTTGCATGCGACTGGCACAAGGATGCCCGAGACTTGGAGCTGAGATTCCTGCAGGGCCTCGCAAGCGAGGATTGGGTGAGCACGCAAGCCTTGCGTGGGACATACGACGGTTACGACGACTCCTGA
- a CDS encoding RAM signaling pathway, SOG2, translating to MDRFDRMPGSSVQSSALRSLPENAALGRRPVPNSAATSNGPSPILSHRDAQSNASLSASSASHSIAPSQVIALAREAMQHAIENEKGQAAEVGAVGTPGLRSGVTIDLSRKNIQRLPEEVVDIVKEELERLALSHNQLSTLPARFAECTSLRYLNIRGNQIKEFPLPLCELKSLEILDLGRNQLRVLPNEISNLVSLKVLSVPKNQIGELPLCIAEMASLQVLKFEGNPISFPPKDVIQPQAGSPSFDGFARDTELTEVAVTAHIRKFLKQYAALGRSDLDGTGDELSEGADTPRFPLKRVASGRFPIRINGADVADMRPANGVLRQPAMTSRSHSRGLSQQSLASRRPGVMPLTIGSVSERLRSNSESLLRADRHDGRSRRMGMVTKKTSDLGTLEESDVNVRFSHYRGLSHGSAMQGATPAAKSPATPTDVYLQRPVYIRRLSVLPERRRESKVFDPIAEAAKGILYSVFQIHPMIQALMTLSNDEPAKRSSLEIVFYNTNSHVQELEQAIQKHDAATAYGADHEEHSPRDGGNVHSACQTLVSAYRHVCSLLTDNIDTFVDNGDARYIRTLLMLLYNSIMELRVTLAAVTRYAAKAGRTDADAESTNNTIRPYHREPSAATLSVADERSGLARHRNGSSAVPSPVPLQVVTDGTVPYTNGTGRTATGTVKLATPRSGDSFTSVHAHDMVADYSAEDDALFDRIYLSLQRSADVVLRSLPSFQVQLAGGLRNAVTTGAHPNAIQHWRSLASTCSAMVQQTEALRNRLSLIKLKDPAVRLQASFWNQISSFVGSWTNLGSQVKAAINSLPLPQDTKYRLRPIQQSMKETTDAILQSPWHQLFQPPRGHGSISSDGFSPTCTSPTQGQVPITPLSAALGPAMQATVSAAPTATPHSTSFAAAFHGNVFDRADALIANPGISMSRTGATTRGHSGFNSLSSISSMSSDGNTTPGPPTAFNPNNGLGLLPPRMNGGRVAI from the exons atggaccGCTTCGACCGAATGCCCGGGTCGTCGGTGCAGTCGTCTGCCCTTCGCAGTCTTCCCGAGAACGCGGCcctcggacgacggccggtacCCAACTCGGCCGCGACGTCCAACGGGCCTTCTCCCATCCTCAGCCACCGCGATGCTCAGTCGAACGCGTCGCTGTCGGCCTCTTCGGCCTCGCATTCCATAGCCCCTTCGCAGGTCATTGCCCTCGCCCGCGAGGCGATGCAGCATGCCATCGAGAACGAGAAGGGTCAGGCTGCCGAGGTGGGCGCCGTGGGAACGCCTGGCCTTCGCTCAGGTGTCACCATTGACCTGAGTCGCAAAAATATCCAAAGGCTAccggaggaggtggtggatATCGTCAAGGAGGAGCTGGAACG CCTTGCCCTGTCCCATAATCAACTTTCGACCTTGCCTGCGAGGTTTGCAGAATGCACCTCGCTTCGCTATCTCAACATCAGGGGCAATCAGATCAAAGAGTTTCCCCTGCCG CTGTGCGAGCTGAAATCGCTCGAGAtactcgacctcggccgcaaCCAGCTCCGCGTTCTTCCCAACGAGATCTCCAACCTTGTCTCGTTAAAGGTTCTATCCGTCCCCAAGAACCAAATCGGCGAGCTCCCCTTGTGCATCGCCGAGATGGCCTCCCTCCAGGTGTTGAAGTTTGAAGGCAATCCCATCAGCTTTCCACCCAAGGACGTCATTCAACCACAAGCCGGGAGCCCCTCCTTCGACGGCTTCGCCAGAGATACCGAGCTCACCGAggtggccgtgacggcgcACATCAGAAAATTCCTCAAGCAGTAcgccgcccttggccgcAGCGACCTGGACGGCACGGGGGACGAGTTgagcgagggcgccgacACGCCGCGCTTTCCTCTCAAGCGGGTCGCCAGCGGTCGCTTTCCCATCAGGAtcaacggcgccgacgtggccgacaTGCGGCCGGCGAACGGCGTGCTGCGACAGCCCGCCatgacgtcgaggtcgcACAGTCGGGGTCTGTCTCAGCAGAGCTTGGCGTCACGTCGACCCGGCGTCATGCCTTTGACCATCGGTTCCGTCAGCGAGAGGCTTCGTAGCAACTCCGAGTCCTTGCTGCGTGCCGATCGCCATGACGGGCGAAGTCGTCGCATGGGCATGGTGACCAAGAAGACGTCGGACCTCGGTACCTTGGAGGAATCCGACGTCAACGTGCGCTTCAGCCACTACCGCGGCCTCAGCCATGGGTCCGCCATGCAAGGggccacgccggcggccaagagcccggcgacgccgacggatgTGTACCTGCAACGCCCCGTCTACATCCGCCGCCTGTCGGTGCTGCCCGAGCGTCGGCGCGAATCCAAGGTGTTCGACCccatcgccgaggcggccaagggaATCCTCTATTCCGTCTTCCAGATCCACCCCATGATTCAGGCGCTCATGACCTTGTCCAACGACGAGCCTGCCAAGAGATCGAGTCTGGAGATTGTCTTCTACAACACCAACTCGCACGTgcaggagctcgagcaggcgaTCCAGAagcacgacgccgccacggccTACGGTGCCGACCACGAGGAGCACTCGCCCCGCGACGGCGGAAATGTTCACAGCGCCTGCCAGACGCTCGTCAGCGCCTACAGGCACGTCTGCTCGCTGCTGACGGACAACATCGATACCTTTGTCGACAACGGAGACGCGCGATATATTCGGACGCTCCTGATGTTGCTTTACAACAGTATCATGGAACTTCGcgtcaccctcgccgccgtcacgcgctacgcggccaaggccggtCGGAcagatgccgacgccgagagcACCAACAACACCATCCGGCCGTACCATCGAGAACCAAGCGCGGCGACGCTGTCGGTGGCTGACGAGAGGTCGGGGCTCGCGCGGCACCGCAacggctcctcggccgttcCGAGCCCCGTGCCGCTTCAGGTGGTCACGGACGGCACCGTCCCCTACACCAACGGCACCGGCCGAACCGCCACGGGCACGGTCAAGCTGGCGACGCCGCGGTCGGGCGATTCGTTCACGTCGGTGCACGCGCACGATATGGTGGCCGACtactcggccgaggacgacgcgcTCTTCGACCGCATCTATCTTTCCCTGCAAcggtcggccgacgtcgtcctccgcAGCCTCCCCAGCTTCCAGGTTCAGCTGGCGGGCGGGCTGAGGAACgcggtgacgacgggcgcGCACCCGAACGCGATTCAGCACTGGCGGAGCCTCGCGAGCACATGCAGCGCCATGGTGCAGCAGACGGAGGCTCTGAGGAACAGGCTGTCGCTGATCAAGCTGAAGGACCCCGCGGTGCGGCTGCAGGCGAGCTTCTGGAATCAAATTAGCAGCTTCGTCGGGTCGTGGACGAACCTGGGGTCCCAGGTCAAGGCGGCCATCAACTCGCTTCCGCTCCCGCAGGACACGAAATACCGGCTCCGGCCGATCCAGCAGAGCAtgaaggagacgacggacgCGATCCTGCAGTCGCCCTGGCACCAGCTCTTCCAACCCCCTCGAGGGCACGGCAGCATCTCATCGGACGGCTTCTCGCCCACGtgcacgtcgccgacgcaggGACAGGTTCCCATCACGCCTCTGAGCGCTGCGCTCGGCCCGGCCATGCAGGCGACGgtgtcggcggcgccgacggcgacgccgcacAGCACGTCCTTTGCCGCGGCCTTCCACGGGAACGTATTCGACAGGGCCGACGCCCTGATTGCGAACCCGGGCATCTCCATGTCGCGCACCGGGGCCACGACGCGCGGCCATTCGGGTTTCAACTCGCTGTCGTCCATCTCATCCATGTCGTCGGATGGCAACACGACGCCGggaccgccgacggccttcaACCCGAACAATGGCCTCGGGTTGTTGCCGCCGCGCATGAACGGGGGACGAGTGGCCATCTAG
- a CDS encoding hypothetical protein (related to GTPase-activating protein): MSQHGDDVASSPQHTDQSHDQDDTRPSSLSDSDPDTGAENDSFEDAVDAASVRSLTKRSVSVTKPPLPKDEPEADKEGETRSREVESPTSDEAASNPQSGRESSPISNRISNDLNLDNVELDDETPSKSQELQKPVGKDKDKSHQTLSLNSITSALPSMPWSPTVDPLSKSPGPSLSALASPPSSHTNSPHPTRKLTSPFSWLSRSSSNKDKDKDGAMVPPTQVSPRRNTASSIATLTSNPEMMLSRLDEDSERRSSWVQLSNRESLKDRFKALRMREESVIVLAVGDNDKASNALGLVPATDDSSSDKSQPPPVLSPTNDLAPGTVSGMNAGPSTMPDTQVDWDLWQSVVYEGPAAVARTSAEELNIAIATGIPHAIRGVIWQVLAQSKNDDLEAVYRVLVAEGTEMDKSRHSNSTTTSIASNKNLSAPSGDTVTSSASSVHSEQSAGNGSSSPKGDKSVKATTKAQAAVTAERRKRKKDDAMNLQKLEKTIRRDLGARTSYSKYAAAAGLQEGLFGVCKAYALYDEGVGYAQGMNFLIMPLLFNMSEEEAFCLLVRLMNHYHLRDLFVQDMPGLHLHLYQFERLLEDTEPALYCHLHRRGISPHLYATQWFLTLFAYRFPLQLVLRIYDLIFSEGLSAILRFGLVLMQKNATTLLSISDMQQLTTYLKDKLFDVYIDKDPSQGSILENGFFGSSSSNLDKEVYRADQLVTDACEVKIRPETLKMYTAEWEEQARLEKSRETELMELRAANQNYAVQVRKLEERVQVCDSEQASLATELVHTKVENEEIRDENESTKGQVRELKVVIEQMPAELEEKWKLEREDLMKRNEKVHEDNLRLEKEMTELEEELVQTKMRYAEINAQHEDLTRRWTDVKRQFA; this comes from the exons ATGTCGCagcacggcgacgatgtGGCATCGTCTCCGCAGCACACGGATCAGAGCCACGACCAGGACGACACGAGACCCTCGTCGCTGTCTGATTCGGACCCGGACACG GGAGCCGAGAACGATTCTTTCGAAGATGCTGTCGATGCCGCATCTGTACGGTCCTTGACGAAGAGGTCCGTCTCCGTCACCAAGCCTCCGCTGCCCAAGGACGAACCAGAAGCAGACAAGGAGGGCGAGACTCGAAGCCGCGAGGTTGAGTCTCCAacctcggacgaggccgcgtCCAATCCTCAATCTGGACGCGAATCATCACCCATCTCCAACCGCATATCAAACGACTTGAACCTTGACAATGTTGAGCTCGATGACGAAACGCCCTCGAAAAGTCAAG AGCTTCAAAAGCCCGTCGGCAAAGACAAAGATAAATCTCATCAGACATTATCGCTAAACAGCATCACCAGCGCCCTTCCTTCCATGCCTTGGTCTCCCACGGTGGATCCGCTTTCGAAGAGCCCTGGcccgtccttgtcggcgctcgcgtcgccgccgtcatcacATACCAACAGTCCACACCCAACTCGGAAGCTGACAAGTCCCTTTTCTTGGCTGTCGCGAAGTTCATCCAACAAGGACAAAGACAAGGACGGCGCCATGGTGCCCCCGACACAAGtctcgccgaggcggaacACGGCCAGCTCCATTGCGACCCTCACGAGTAACCCTGAGATGATGCTTAGTCGACTGGACGAGGATAGCGAAAGGAGATCCAGCTGGGTACAGTTGTCAAATCGTGAGAGCCTCAAGGACAGGTTCAAGGCACTCAGGATGCGAGAGGAATCCGTCATTGTACTGGCGGTCGGGGACAATGACAAGGCCAGCAATGCGCTTGGCTTGGTACCCGCAACCGACGATTCCTCGAGCGACAAGAGCCAGCCCCCGCCTGTCCTTTCACCAACCAATGATCTGGCACCTGGAACCGTGTCCGGTATGAACGCCGGGCCGTCCACCATGCCGGATACTCAGGTCGACTGGGATCTTTGGCAGTCTGTTGTCTACGAAGGTCCGGCGGCGGTAGCCCGAACCAGCGCAGAGGAGCTGAACATAGCCATAGCCACGGGGATCCCGCACGCCATTCGTGGCGTCATCTGGCAAGTCCTAGCGCAGAGCAAGAATGATGACCTCGAGGCTGTCTACCGTGTGCTCGTGGCAGAGGGCACCGAGATGGACAAGAGCCGAcacagcaacagcacgacGACAAGCATTGCCAGCAACAAAAATCTGAGCGCACCGAGCGGTGATACGGTGACATCGTCAGCATCCTCCGTGCACTCGGAACAGTCAGCTGGGAATGGCAGTTCGTCTCCAAAAGGCGACAAGAGCGTGAAAGCGACAACAAAGGCTCAGGCCGCCGTCACTGCCGAGCGGAGGAAGCGGAAAAAGGACGATGCCATGAACTTGCAGAAGCTTGAGAAGACAATTCGCCGGGATCTCGGTGCCCGTACGAGCTATTCAAAGtacgctgccgccgccgggctgCAGGAGGGCCTGTTCGGTGTGTGCAAGGCCTATGCACTCTACGACGAAGGGGTCGGGTATGCACAGGGCATGAATTTTCTGATCATGCCCTTGCTGTTCAAT ATGTCGGAAGAGGAGGCCTTTTGCTTGCTCGTTCGGTTGATGAACCACTATCACCTCCGGGACCTTTTCGTTCAAGACATGCCAGgcttgcacttgcacctgTACCAGTTCGAACGTCTGCTAGAAGACACCGAACCTGCGCTGTACTGTCACCTGCATCGACGAGGCATCTCGCCCCATCTCTACGCCACGCAGTGGTTCTTGACGCTGTTTGCTTATCGATTCCCACTTCAACTGGTGCTCCGGATTTACGATCTGATCTTCTCCGAAGGCCTCTCCGCGATTCTTCGATTCGGTCTCGTCCTCATGCAAAAGAACGCGACGACTCTATTGAGCATATCGGACATGCAACAGCTCACGACGTATCTGAAAGACAAGCTCTTTGACGTGTACATCGACAAGGACCCAAGCCAGGGAAGCATTCTCGAGAACGGCTTCTTCGGAAGCTCGAGCTCGAACCTAGACAAGGAGGTGTACAGAGCGGACCAGCTCGTTACCGACGCTTGCGAAGTCAAGATAAGACCCGAGACGCTGAAAATGTACACCGCCGAATGGGAGGAACAGGCCAGGTTGGAGAAGAGCCGCGAAACGGAATTGATGGAGCTCCGTGCGGCAAACCAAAATTATGCTGTTCAGGTCCGAAAGCTCGAGGAGCGAGTCCAGGTCTGTGACAGCGAACAAGCATCTCTGGCCACCGAACTCGTTCACACCAAGGTCGAGAACGAGGAGATTCGTGATGAAAACGAGAGCACCAAGGGGCAGGTTAGAGAGCTTAAGGTGGTCATTGAGCAGATGCCAGCCGAGCTGGAAGAGAAATGGAAGCTCGAGCGAGAAGACCTGATGAAGCGGAACGAAAAGGTGCACGAGGACAACCTCAGGCTAGAGAAGGAGATGACTGAACTGGAGGAGGAACTAGTGCAAACGAAGATGCGATATGCCGAG ATCAACGCTCAGCACGAGGACCTCACGCGCAGGTGGACCGACGTCAAGCGACAATTCGCATAG
- a CDS encoding 40S ribosomal protein S8 — protein sequence MGISRDSRHKRSASGAKRAFYRKKRAFEAGRQGANTRIGAKRIHTVRTRGGNHKYRALRLDSGNFSWASEGCTRKTRVIVVAYHPSNNELVRTNTLTRSAVVQIDAAPFRQWYEAHYGQPIGRRRQKAQAAKEGKTEEEVKKSNAVEKKQAARYASQGKVEAAVEKQFEAGRLYAIISSRPGQSGRCDGYILEGEELAFYQRKLHHK from the exons ATGGGTATCTCTCGTGACTCCCGCCACAAGCGGTCCGCCTCCGGTGCCAAGCGCGCCTTCTACA GGAAGAAGCGCGCTTTCGAAGCCGGTCGCCAGGGTGCCAACACCCGTATCGGTGCTAAGCGCATCCACACCGTCCGCACCCGCGGCGGCAACCACAAGTACCGTGCCCTGCGTCTCGACTCCGGTAACTTCTCCTGGGCCTCCGAGGGCTGCACCCGCAAGACCCgtgtcatcgtcgtcgcctacCACCCCTCCAACAACGAACTGGTCCGCACCAACACCCTGACCCGAAGCGCCGTCGTTCAGATTGATGCCGCTCCCTTCCGACAATGGTACGAGGCTCACTACGGCCAGCCCATTGGCCGCAGACGCCAGAAGGCTCAGGCTGCCAAGGAGGGCAagaccgaggaggaggtgaaGAAGAGCAACGCCGTTGAGAAGAAGCAGGCCGCCCGCTACGCCTCCCAGGGCAAGGTCGAGGCCGCTGTCGAGAAGCAGTTCGAGGCCGGTCGCCTGTACGCCATCATCTCCAGCCGCCCCGGCCAGTCTGGCCGCTGCGACGGTTACATCCTTGAGGGTGAGGAGCTCGCTTTCTACCAGCGCAAGCTGCACCACAAGTAA